In Arthrobacter sp. PAMC25284, a single genomic region encodes these proteins:
- a CDS encoding flagellar biosynthesis protein FlhA: protein MNNRLARLAVPIGIVGIVLLLVVPVPAPLMDFLIVCNILLALLVLLTSMFVKKPLDFSVFPSLLLVITLFRLGLNVASTRLVLGEGYAGQVIEAFGQVTVGGSIVIGAVVFLILVVIQFVVVTKGAERVAEVGARFTLDAMPGKQMAIDADLNAGLLTDTQARDRRAEVSAEADFYGAMDGASKFVKGDAIAGIIIIIINFIGGIAIGMLQGGMPIGDALNTYGLLTMGDGLVSQIPALLMAVATGMIVTRSNAESDMGRTASSQLMQSPNALAIAGVAAIAMALIPGMPPIPFVLVGAGMLLASRRITAQQKADEKVLEDEETALNFPEMDPNEKLLEDMRIHPVEILLAPDLVDMVSGASDDLLARVRSLRHKIAMELGLVIPPVRTRDSVDLPPATYSIRIAGVEAGRGTAPGGQMLALGDSLDSLPGTAMIEPVFGLAGKWIPAEMRHNAEMTGSTVIDRVSVLVTHLSSIVSANAARLLSREDVRVLTEGVRKQSPAAVDELTPALLSLAEVQRVLQGLLDEQVPINDLARIYEALTLRAKISTDPESLVESARQALGPALTAKFMDGPVLNVIMIDPVLEQSMLEDMRPAEGGSQIMMGQDKLDSVLRSVRSAADAAAAANRQAVLVCAPALRPAVRRLIGVQPGSLPVLSYREVTSSNVQIETVGVVRHAEPLSA from the coding sequence ATGAACAACAGGCTCGCCCGCCTGGCAGTGCCGATCGGCATCGTCGGCATCGTGCTGCTGTTGGTGGTGCCCGTCCCGGCGCCGCTGATGGACTTCCTCATCGTCTGCAACATCCTGCTGGCGCTGTTGGTGCTGCTGACCAGCATGTTCGTGAAAAAACCACTGGACTTCTCGGTCTTTCCCTCGCTGCTGCTCGTGATCACCTTGTTCCGGCTCGGCCTCAACGTCGCGTCCACCCGGCTGGTGCTGGGGGAGGGCTACGCCGGCCAGGTCATCGAGGCCTTCGGCCAGGTGACAGTGGGCGGTTCCATCGTCATCGGCGCCGTCGTGTTCCTGATCCTCGTGGTCATCCAGTTCGTGGTGGTCACCAAAGGCGCGGAGCGGGTGGCCGAGGTCGGCGCGAGGTTCACCCTCGATGCCATGCCCGGCAAGCAGATGGCCATCGATGCGGACCTGAACGCGGGCCTTCTCACGGATACCCAGGCCCGGGACCGGCGCGCCGAAGTGTCGGCCGAAGCCGACTTCTACGGCGCCATGGATGGTGCGTCCAAGTTCGTCAAGGGCGACGCGATTGCCGGCATCATCATCATCATCATCAACTTCATCGGCGGCATCGCCATCGGCATGCTGCAGGGCGGTATGCCGATCGGCGATGCGCTGAACACCTACGGCCTGCTCACCATGGGCGACGGTCTCGTCTCGCAGATTCCGGCCCTGCTGATGGCAGTTGCCACCGGTATGATCGTCACCCGCTCGAATGCCGAATCGGACATGGGGCGGACGGCGTCCTCCCAGCTCATGCAGTCCCCCAACGCCCTTGCGATCGCCGGAGTCGCGGCAATCGCCATGGCGCTGATCCCCGGTATGCCCCCGATACCGTTCGTGCTGGTCGGTGCCGGGATGCTGTTGGCCTCCCGGCGGATTACCGCGCAGCAGAAGGCCGACGAAAAGGTCCTCGAGGACGAAGAGACGGCGCTGAACTTCCCCGAGATGGATCCGAACGAAAAACTGCTCGAGGACATGCGTATCCATCCGGTCGAGATTCTCCTGGCCCCGGACCTCGTGGACATGGTCTCCGGGGCGTCCGATGACCTGCTCGCCCGGGTCCGGTCCCTGCGGCACAAGATCGCCATGGAACTGGGACTGGTCATCCCGCCGGTCCGCACCCGGGACAGCGTGGACCTTCCGCCCGCCACCTACTCGATCCGGATCGCCGGGGTGGAGGCCGGCCGCGGCACTGCGCCGGGCGGCCAGATGCTGGCCCTCGGCGACAGCCTCGACTCGCTCCCCGGCACCGCGATGATCGAGCCGGTCTTCGGCCTGGCCGGGAAGTGGATTCCGGCGGAGATGCGCCACAACGCCGAAATGACGGGGTCGACCGTGATCGACCGAGTGTCCGTCCTCGTGACACACCTGTCCTCGATCGTCAGCGCCAATGCGGCCCGCCTGCTCTCCCGCGAGGACGTCCGCGTGCTCACCGAAGGCGTGCGCAAGCAGAGCCCGGCCGCCGTCGACGAACTCACACCCGCGCTGCTGTCCCTCGCGGAGGTCCAGCGCGTCCTGCAGGGCCTCCTGGACGAACAGGTCCCCATCAACGATCTGGCCCGCATCTACGAGGCCCTTACCCTCCGGGCCAAGATCTCCACGGACCCTGAATCGCTGGTGGAATCGGCACGGCAGGCGCTCGGCCCGGCGTTGACGGCGAAATTCATGGACGGGCCCGTCCTGAACGTCATTATGATCGACCCTGTCCTGGAACAATCCATGCTCGAAGATATGCGCCCGGCCGAAGGCGGCAGCCAGATCATGATGGGCCAGGACAAGCTCGACAGCGTCCTGCGCTCGGTCCGATCCGCCGCCGACGCCGCCGCGGCCGCGAACCGGCAGGCCGTCCTGGTCTGCGCTCCAGCCCTCCGGCCCGCGGTGCGCCGGCTCATCGGGGTCCAGCCCGGGTCACTGCCGGTGCTGTCCTACCGGGAAGTGACTTCCTCCAACGTCCAAATCGAAACCGTAGGAGTCGTACGCCATGCCGAACCGTTATCGGCTTAA
- the gcvT gene encoding glycine cleavage system aminomethyltransferase GcvT: MTENYTALYEEHKKLGASFTDFGGWQMPLKYSSELAEHHAVRKSAGLFDLSHMGEVWVTGPEAAAFLDYALVGKISAMSVGKAKYSLICNNAGGIIDDLITYRRPSEAEGADTFLVVPNAGNAKVVAAALAERAVSGKAGGFDVVVEDASAETSLIAVQGPKAEEILLRLVPAAQHELVTGLKYYAAVEVPFLVGGASQELLLARTGYTGEDGFEIFVANDAAAALWQALVAIADDGELTPAGLASRDSLRLEAGMPLYGNELSLDGDPFSAGLGAIVALSKEGDFVGKEALAATKATGAGITAGRKLVGLKGLGRRAGRGHYPVLKDGVTVGEVTSGQPSPSLGYPVAMAYVDVEHTEPGTALDIDLRGKAEPFEVVALPFYKRQK; this comes from the coding sequence ATGACTGAGAACTACACGGCCCTTTACGAAGAGCACAAGAAGCTCGGCGCCTCCTTCACGGACTTCGGCGGCTGGCAGATGCCGCTCAAGTACAGCTCCGAACTGGCAGAACACCACGCTGTGCGGAAGTCCGCCGGCCTGTTCGACCTCTCCCACATGGGCGAAGTCTGGGTCACCGGCCCGGAAGCCGCCGCGTTCCTGGACTACGCGCTCGTCGGTAAGATCTCCGCGATGTCGGTCGGCAAGGCCAAATACTCGCTGATTTGCAACAATGCCGGCGGCATCATCGATGACCTCATCACCTACCGGCGCCCGTCGGAGGCGGAGGGGGCCGACACGTTCCTCGTTGTTCCCAATGCCGGCAACGCCAAGGTGGTCGCCGCGGCCCTCGCCGAACGGGCCGTTTCCGGCAAGGCGGGAGGCTTCGACGTCGTCGTCGAGGACGCCTCGGCCGAGACCTCGCTGATCGCCGTGCAGGGTCCGAAAGCGGAGGAAATCCTGCTCCGTCTCGTCCCGGCCGCGCAGCACGAACTCGTTACCGGGCTCAAGTACTACGCCGCCGTGGAGGTCCCCTTCCTCGTCGGCGGCGCCAGCCAGGAGCTGCTGCTCGCCCGCACCGGCTACACCGGTGAGGACGGCTTCGAGATCTTCGTCGCCAACGACGCCGCCGCCGCACTTTGGCAGGCGCTCGTCGCCATTGCCGACGACGGCGAGCTGACGCCTGCCGGTCTCGCGTCCCGCGATTCGCTCCGGCTCGAGGCGGGCATGCCGCTCTACGGCAATGAGCTTTCCCTCGACGGAGACCCGTTCTCCGCCGGACTGGGAGCCATCGTCGCCCTGTCCAAGGAAGGCGACTTCGTCGGCAAGGAAGCCCTCGCCGCCACGAAGGCCACCGGGGCTGGCATCACCGCCGGACGCAAGCTCGTCGGGCTCAAAGGACTGGGCCGCCGCGCAGGCCGCGGCCACTACCCGGTCCTCAAGGACGGCGTCACCGTCGGCGAGGTCACGTCCGGCCAGCCCAGTCCCAGCCTGGGCTACCCGGTGGCGATGGCCTACGTCGACGTCGAGCACACCGAGCCCGGCACGGCACTGGACATCGACCTGCGCGGCAAGGCAGAGCCGTTCGAAGTCGTCGCACTGCCGTTCTACAAGCGCCAAAAGTAA
- a CDS encoding sigma-70 family RNA polymerase sigma factor, translating into MERNEMVIQHLPLVGYLVSDLCSKASHLSRDDLASAGAIALITSADSFDPDLGVPFGAFARRRILGAFADEMRASDWATRSARRRIKETMSVQETLAAALGRAPSVEEIASALGVQQSVVEAALADASRTLTPLDEAVIDTLAAETLTPEHSILADERLDYLRAAVKSLPERMRYIVEEIYFGDRTVKELAAELGSTHAAVSQQRSEAIRLMRDGLSTHYADDPDQHVEVQSRITPRRRNDYLAQLSEATSGGITRSVFRLDPALNRAV; encoded by the coding sequence ATGGAACGCAATGAGATGGTGATCCAGCATCTCCCGCTGGTGGGTTACCTGGTCTCTGACCTGTGCTCAAAAGCCTCGCACCTTTCCCGCGATGACCTCGCTTCGGCCGGTGCCATTGCGCTGATCACGTCGGCCGACTCCTTTGACCCGGACCTGGGCGTGCCATTTGGTGCGTTTGCGCGCCGCCGTATCCTGGGCGCCTTCGCCGATGAGATGCGTGCCAGCGATTGGGCCACCCGCTCGGCGCGGCGCAGGATCAAGGAAACCATGTCTGTCCAGGAAACCCTGGCTGCAGCACTGGGACGGGCACCGTCGGTCGAAGAAATCGCCTCCGCCCTGGGAGTCCAGCAAAGCGTTGTGGAGGCCGCCCTCGCGGACGCCTCGCGGACGCTGACGCCCCTCGATGAAGCCGTGATCGACACCCTGGCCGCGGAGACTCTTACTCCGGAACACTCCATCCTCGCGGACGAACGCCTCGACTATCTCCGGGCCGCCGTGAAGAGCCTCCCGGAGCGCATGCGCTACATCGTCGAGGAGATCTACTTCGGCGACCGGACCGTCAAGGAACTAGCGGCCGAACTCGGTTCCACGCATGCCGCGGTATCCCAACAGCGTTCCGAAGCCATCCGGCTGATGCGCGACGGGCTGTCCACGCACTACGCGGACGATCCGGACCAGCACGTCGAAGTCCAGTCCCGCATCACGCCGCGGCGCCGCAACGACTATTTGGCGCAGTTGTCCGAGGCCACGTCCGGTGGCATCACCCGGTCCGTCTTTCGCCTGGATCCGGCCCTGAACAGGGCCGTCTGA
- a CDS encoding carbon storage regulator, with the protein MLVLTRKPGEQIMIGDGIVITVLEGRGDGVRIGIEAPRGVSIQRREVIEAIAAANLAAANAGPGTEDALRGLMPQAPVRDA; encoded by the coding sequence ATGCTGGTACTTACACGCAAGCCGGGCGAACAGATCATGATTGGCGATGGGATCGTCATCACGGTTCTGGAAGGCCGCGGGGACGGTGTTCGGATAGGCATTGAAGCCCCGCGCGGGGTATCGATCCAGCGCCGGGAAGTCATTGAGGCCATTGCCGCAGCCAACCTTGCCGCGGCGAACGCCGGACCCGGCACGGAGGATGCACTCCGCGGCCTGATGCCGCAAGCCCCCGTCCGCGACGCCTGA
- a CDS encoding flagellar protein FlgN has translation MGAGDLSAALWQERRQLEVLLFRLETQQLHVEAGNLRWLGFTAAEVADVLDRLRFEALARSVESAGVAVEWGLPPETPLPGLIGVAPPGPWAEILSEHRTGLQDLLGRLGNAVRAGRNSLEAVRLTVAAGAPPAGTFSELDQLTLTGTVEHALAVIGQTGQPHLAEYLGNSPG, from the coding sequence ATGGGTGCAGGTGATCTGTCGGCGGCACTGTGGCAGGAGCGCCGACAGCTGGAGGTGCTCCTTTTCCGGCTCGAAACGCAGCAGCTGCACGTCGAGGCCGGAAATCTCCGCTGGCTGGGCTTTACCGCCGCCGAGGTGGCGGATGTCCTGGACAGGCTTCGCTTTGAAGCCCTGGCCCGCAGCGTCGAGTCGGCCGGCGTTGCCGTCGAATGGGGGCTGCCGCCCGAGACGCCCCTGCCCGGGCTGATCGGGGTGGCCCCGCCGGGTCCGTGGGCCGAAATCCTCAGTGAACACCGCACCGGCCTCCAGGATTTGCTCGGGCGGCTGGGGAACGCGGTCCGCGCCGGCCGCAACAGCCTGGAGGCCGTACGGCTGACTGTGGCGGCCGGGGCGCCGCCAGCCGGGACTTTCAGCGAACTGGATCAGCTGACCTTGACCGGAACCGTCGAACACGCCCTTGCGGTGATCGGACAAACGGGTCAGCCGCACCTCGCCGAGTATCTCGGCAATAGCCCCGGCTGA
- a CDS encoding MFS transporter produces the protein MSNLFAARHTGTMPETRQQPWRDWLALALLMFPVLLVAVDNTALTFALPAIARSLDATGIQLLWIVDAYPLVLAGLLVAMGSLGDRIGRRRLLLVGSAGFAAVSAATAFAASAEWLIAGRAGLGFFGAMLMPSTLSLIRNIFPEPNRRRLAVAIWAAGFSGGAALGPIAGGWLVEHFWWGAVLLVAVPTILPLLVLGPVLLPESRDPHPGRVDLPSIAFSLLAMVPTVYGIKELATHGPGLVAFTGIGCGLLMGYVFIRRQRMLGRGGLTAPLLDVSLFGNRVFSTAIIANVLALFSYNGFILFLAQHLQLIEGQSPSASGVTMVPALIAMIVAGLLVVPLVKRVRPGFVVAGGLLLSTVAYSLVAFGDHSTGPAVLLAALLVLCLGVGAAETISNDLILGAAPAEKSGAASAISETGYEVGSLLGTAILGSILTASYQRNLRLPEAVSGLAPGAAVNQAGETLAGAAELAQGLPGPLAGTVMAAARTAFDSGVHITAAIALVLMAGAAVLAAVVLRKVPTAN, from the coding sequence ATGAGCAACCTCTTCGCGGCCCGGCACACCGGCACCATGCCCGAAACACGGCAGCAGCCGTGGCGGGACTGGCTGGCGCTGGCCCTGCTGATGTTTCCGGTCCTGCTGGTGGCGGTGGACAACACTGCCCTGACGTTCGCCCTTCCGGCCATCGCGCGCAGCCTGGACGCTACGGGGATCCAGTTGCTCTGGATTGTGGACGCCTATCCCCTCGTCCTTGCCGGGCTTCTCGTCGCGATGGGCAGCCTGGGCGATCGGATTGGCCGGCGCAGGCTCCTCCTGGTCGGCAGTGCAGGGTTCGCCGCAGTGTCAGCGGCGACCGCCTTCGCCGCCAGCGCCGAATGGCTGATTGCCGGGCGCGCCGGGCTGGGTTTCTTCGGCGCGATGCTGATGCCCTCCACCCTGTCCCTGATCCGCAACATCTTCCCGGAACCCAACCGTCGCCGGCTGGCGGTAGCCATCTGGGCTGCCGGTTTCTCCGGCGGCGCGGCGCTGGGCCCGATCGCCGGCGGCTGGCTGGTGGAGCACTTCTGGTGGGGCGCCGTACTGCTCGTGGCGGTGCCGACCATCCTGCCGCTGCTGGTGCTTGGCCCGGTCCTGCTCCCGGAATCCCGCGATCCGCACCCGGGCCGGGTGGATCTGCCCAGCATTGCGTTTTCCCTGCTGGCCATGGTGCCGACCGTATACGGCATCAAGGAACTTGCGACCCACGGCCCGGGACTGGTGGCCTTCACCGGCATCGGCTGTGGACTGCTGATGGGCTATGTCTTCATCCGCAGGCAGCGGATGCTGGGACGCGGCGGCCTGACCGCTCCGCTGCTGGATGTCAGCCTGTTTGGCAACCGCGTCTTCAGCACCGCCATCATCGCCAATGTACTGGCGTTGTTCTCCTACAACGGCTTCATCCTGTTCCTCGCCCAGCACCTGCAGTTGATTGAGGGGCAGTCGCCGTCGGCGTCGGGTGTCACGATGGTTCCGGCCCTTATTGCGATGATTGTCGCCGGCCTGCTTGTAGTACCGCTCGTGAAGCGGGTGCGGCCGGGCTTTGTGGTCGCCGGCGGGCTCCTGCTCAGCACCGTTGCATACTCCCTCGTGGCCTTCGGCGACCACAGCACGGGCCCGGCCGTGTTGTTGGCGGCCCTCCTGGTTCTGTGCCTGGGGGTTGGTGCCGCCGAGACGATCTCCAACGATCTGATCCTCGGAGCGGCACCGGCCGAGAAGTCCGGGGCGGCCTCGGCCATTTCGGAGACCGGCTACGAGGTGGGCTCCCTGCTCGGCACGGCGATCCTGGGCTCCATCCTGACCGCGTCCTACCAGCGCAACCTCCGGCTGCCGGAGGCGGTGTCCGGTCTGGCCCCTGGCGCTGCCGTCAACCAGGCCGGGGAGACCCTCGCCGGCGCCGCGGAACTCGCGCAGGGACTTCCCGGCCCGCTGGCCGGGACTGTGATGGCCGCTGCGCGCACCGCCTTCGACTCAGGGGTGCACATCACAGCCGCGATCGCCCTCGTGCTGATGGCGGGGGCAGCGGTCCTGGCCGCCGTCGTGCTCCGAAAAGTCCCGACCGCGAACTAG
- a CDS encoding TetR/AcrR family transcriptional regulator yields the protein MPRKPVAREAVLDGFISLLIEEGERAATLEAVARRAGVSKGGLLYHFPNKEAMIAALLERLDEHLAQDLEAMAAAPEGAAAYFIRSSLWADTPMDRSFVAATRLAEVAHEESRRRFSAAQARWLELLAADVGPAMAKAVLYMGDGLYFNAMLARGPGGPGPGFGADLEGLLVAVARLRG from the coding sequence ATGCCCAGAAAACCAGTCGCCCGGGAAGCCGTCCTCGATGGCTTCATTTCGCTGCTTATTGAAGAAGGTGAACGTGCCGCGACGCTGGAGGCTGTCGCGAGGCGGGCCGGCGTTTCCAAAGGCGGGCTGCTGTATCACTTTCCCAACAAGGAGGCGATGATCGCGGCGCTGCTGGAGCGGCTGGATGAGCATCTGGCCCAGGATCTCGAGGCCATGGCGGCGGCCCCGGAAGGTGCAGCGGCCTACTTCATCAGGTCCTCGCTCTGGGCCGACACCCCGATGGACCGGTCCTTTGTTGCCGCCACCCGGCTGGCGGAGGTGGCGCACGAGGAATCCCGGCGCCGTTTTTCTGCCGCCCAGGCGCGCTGGCTGGAACTGCTTGCTGCTGACGTCGGTCCCGCGATGGCCAAAGCTGTCCTCTACATGGGGGACGGGCTGTATTTCAATGCCATGCTCGCCCGGGGACCGGGCGGGCCGGGGCCCGGGTTCGGCGCGGACCTCGAGGGCCTGCTGGTCGCCGTCGCCCGGCTGCGCGGCTAG
- the gcvP gene encoding aminomethyl-transferring glycine dehydrogenase, protein MEFLVTVTPAPTSFVDRHIGARRQADVDVMLQAVGYDTLDALVDTAVPKVIRQDVPLKLTEALSEVEVLAELRALAGKNKTAVQMIGQGYYDTVTPPVIRRNILESPAWYTAYTPYQPEISQGRLEALLNFQTMVQDLVGLPIANASLLDEATAVAEAVLMMRRANKNKSAHEGKTVLDADCLPQTIAVVKGRAEALGFEVEVADLSKGLPDGVINGVVLQQPGVSGRVFDHSAVIADAKERGALVTVAADLLALTLITPPGEQGADIAVGSAQRFGVPLFFGGPHAAYMAVQKGLERSMPGRLVGVSKDSAGIPAYRLALQTREQHIRREKATSNICTAQALLAIVSSFYAVYHGPDGLKAIAETVHGHARTIAASLSAAGFDVQHTSFFDTVTVSVPGKAAAIIAAAEAKGINLRSIDADTLGISADEATTAAVVADVIAAFGAGAADGTGHFGLDHAVGRTSEYLQHPVFNTHRSETQLLRYIRRLSDRDLALDRTMIPLGSCTMKLNATAEMEAISWPEFASIHPFAPDSQTAGWRELIEDLEAQLTEITGYDQVSIQPNAGSQGELAGLLAIRGYHLSRGDDQRTVCLIPSSAHGTNAASAVLAGMKVVVVATASDGTIDHADLTAKIEANKDTLSAIMITYPSTHGVFDADVREVCDAVHAAGGQVYIDGANLNALVGLAQPGQFGGDVSHLNLHKTFCIPHGGGGPGVGPVAARAHLAPFMPGNAADPANGAGGTPISASRYGSAGVLPISWAYVKLMGGNGLTEATRSALLAANYVAARLNDYFPVLYTGEGGLVAHECILDLRELTAKTGVTAEDVAKRLIDYGFHAPTLSFPVAGTLMVEPTESEDLGEIDRFVEAMIAIRAEIDQVAGGDFSVEHSPLRNAPHTAAAVVSSEWTREYPREQAVFPGHTPKQDKYFPPVGRVDGAAGDRNLICSCPPLEAFEDHSADSAN, encoded by the coding sequence ATGGAGTTCCTTGTGACTGTTACCCCAGCGCCCACGTCCTTTGTAGACCGGCATATCGGCGCCAGGCGCCAGGCCGACGTCGACGTTATGCTGCAGGCTGTCGGATACGACACCCTCGACGCGCTGGTGGACACCGCCGTTCCCAAAGTCATCCGCCAGGATGTGCCGCTCAAGCTCACCGAAGCCCTCAGCGAAGTGGAAGTCCTCGCCGAGCTGCGCGCGCTGGCCGGCAAAAACAAGACCGCTGTCCAGATGATCGGCCAGGGGTACTACGACACCGTAACGCCGCCCGTCATCCGCCGGAACATCCTCGAATCTCCCGCCTGGTACACCGCCTACACCCCCTACCAGCCGGAAATCTCCCAGGGCCGGCTCGAGGCGCTGCTGAACTTCCAGACCATGGTCCAGGACCTGGTCGGGCTGCCGATCGCCAACGCCTCCCTGCTGGATGAAGCCACGGCCGTCGCGGAGGCCGTACTGATGATGCGCCGCGCGAACAAGAACAAGTCCGCGCACGAGGGCAAGACTGTCCTCGACGCCGATTGCCTGCCGCAGACCATCGCCGTCGTGAAGGGCCGCGCCGAAGCGCTCGGCTTCGAGGTCGAGGTCGCGGACCTCTCCAAGGGACTGCCCGACGGCGTCATCAACGGTGTGGTGCTCCAGCAGCCCGGTGTCTCCGGCCGGGTGTTTGACCACTCCGCCGTGATCGCCGACGCCAAGGAACGCGGTGCCCTCGTCACTGTCGCGGCCGACCTGCTGGCACTGACGCTCATCACACCCCCGGGGGAGCAGGGTGCCGACATCGCCGTCGGCTCCGCGCAGCGCTTTGGCGTCCCGCTGTTCTTCGGCGGTCCGCACGCCGCCTACATGGCCGTGCAAAAGGGCCTTGAGCGGTCCATGCCCGGCCGCCTCGTCGGCGTCTCCAAAGACTCCGCCGGAATCCCGGCCTACCGCCTGGCCCTGCAGACCCGTGAGCAGCACATCCGCCGCGAAAAAGCCACGTCCAACATCTGCACCGCCCAGGCGCTGCTCGCGATCGTGTCCTCCTTTTACGCCGTCTACCACGGCCCGGACGGGCTGAAGGCCATCGCCGAAACCGTCCACGGACATGCCCGGACCATCGCCGCCTCGCTCAGCGCCGCCGGCTTCGACGTCCAGCACACGTCCTTCTTCGACACCGTCACCGTCTCCGTCCCCGGCAAGGCGGCCGCGATCATCGCCGCCGCCGAGGCCAAGGGCATCAACCTTCGGTCCATCGACGCGGACACCCTCGGGATTTCCGCCGATGAGGCGACGACGGCGGCCGTCGTCGCCGACGTCATCGCAGCCTTCGGCGCCGGCGCCGCCGACGGAACCGGCCACTTCGGCCTCGACCACGCCGTCGGACGCACCTCGGAGTACCTCCAGCACCCCGTCTTCAACACCCACCGCTCCGAGACCCAGCTGCTGCGCTACATCCGCCGGCTCTCGGACCGCGACCTCGCGCTGGACCGCACCATGATCCCGCTGGGCTCCTGCACCATGAAGCTCAACGCCACGGCCGAGATGGAAGCCATCTCCTGGCCGGAATTCGCGTCCATCCACCCCTTCGCTCCCGACTCCCAGACCGCCGGCTGGCGCGAACTCATCGAGGACCTCGAAGCCCAGCTGACCGAGATCACCGGCTACGACCAGGTCTCCATCCAGCCGAACGCCGGGTCCCAGGGCGAGCTCGCCGGCCTGCTGGCGATCCGCGGCTACCACCTGTCCCGCGGCGATGACCAGCGCACCGTCTGCCTCATCCCGTCCTCTGCCCACGGCACCAACGCCGCCTCGGCCGTGCTCGCCGGCATGAAGGTCGTGGTTGTTGCCACCGCATCCGACGGCACGATCGATCACGCCGACCTGACCGCCAAGATCGAGGCCAACAAGGACACCCTCTCGGCCATCATGATCACCTACCCGTCCACGCACGGCGTCTTCGACGCCGACGTCCGTGAGGTCTGCGACGCCGTGCACGCGGCGGGCGGCCAGGTCTACATTGACGGGGCCAACCTCAATGCCCTCGTCGGCCTCGCCCAGCCCGGCCAGTTCGGCGGCGACGTCTCGCACCTGAACCTGCACAAGACCTTCTGCATCCCGCACGGCGGCGGCGGCCCCGGCGTCGGCCCGGTTGCCGCCCGGGCGCACCTGGCCCCGTTCATGCCAGGCAACGCCGCGGACCCGGCCAACGGCGCCGGCGGCACCCCGATCTCCGCCTCACGCTACGGCTCCGCCGGCGTCCTGCCGATCTCCTGGGCCTACGTGAAGCTCATGGGCGGCAACGGGCTGACGGAAGCGACCCGGTCGGCGCTGCTGGCGGCAAACTACGTCGCAGCACGGCTGAATGACTACTTCCCGGTGCTGTACACAGGCGAGGGCGGCCTCGTGGCCCACGAATGCATCCTGGACCTGCGCGAGCTCACCGCCAAGACCGGGGTGACCGCGGAAGACGTTGCGAAGCGCCTGATCGACTACGGCTTCCACGCACCCACCCTCTCGTTCCCGGTCGCCGGGACCCTGATGGTCGAACCCACCGAGTCCGAGGATCTCGGCGAGATCGACCGCTTCGTCGAGGCAATGATCGCCATCCGCGCCGAAATCGACCAGGTCGCCGGCGGCGACTTCAGCGTCGAGCACAGCCCGCTGCGCAACGCCCCGCACACCGCCGCCGCCGTTGTCAGCAGCGAATGGACCCGCGAATACCCGCGGGAACAGGCGGTTTTCCCGGGCCACACGCCGAAACAGGACAAGTACTTCCCGCCGGTCGGACGGGTCGACGGCGCCGCCGGGGACCGCAACCTGATCTGCTCGTGCCCTCCCCTCGAAGCTTTCGAGGACCACTCCGCCGATTCCGCGAACTAA
- the gcvH gene encoding glycine cleavage system protein GcvH encodes MAKVAPELQYSEEHEWVAKEAGNVVSIGISAVATDALGDIVYVDLPEVGAAVTAGETCGEVESTKSVSDLYAPVTGEVTEVNPAVVDDPALINNDPYGAGWLFKVAAESHGPLLSAQEYASKNGGEL; translated from the coding sequence ATGGCAAAAGTAGCCCCCGAACTGCAGTACTCCGAAGAGCACGAATGGGTTGCGAAGGAGGCCGGGAACGTCGTGTCCATCGGCATTTCCGCCGTCGCCACGGATGCCTTGGGCGACATTGTCTACGTTGATCTGCCCGAGGTCGGGGCAGCGGTCACCGCGGGGGAGACCTGCGGCGAGGTGGAGTCCACCAAGTCCGTCTCCGACCTGTACGCCCCCGTCACAGGCGAGGTCACCGAAGTGAACCCGGCCGTCGTTGATGACCCGGCCCTGATCAATAACGATCCGTACGGTGCCGGCTGGCTGTTCAAGGTCGCGGCCGAGTCCCACGGACCGCTGCTGTCGGCGCAGGAGTACGCCTCCAAGAACGGCGGCGAACTGTGA
- a CDS encoding Dps family protein codes for MKASPTLTGNLQTVLVDLIELHVQGKQAHWNIVGTNFRDLHLQLDEIIDAARQFADDTAERMRALHALPDGRTSTVAKSTSLAEFPAGLIDTHDAIERVVAALEAAVGTMRKVHDEVDEEDPTSADLLHEFIARLEQFAWLVNAETMKPTAKVATPSKK; via the coding sequence ATGAAAGCTTCACCGACCTTGACGGGCAACCTGCAGACAGTGCTGGTAGACCTGATCGAACTCCATGTCCAGGGCAAGCAGGCGCACTGGAACATTGTGGGGACGAACTTCCGGGATCTCCACCTCCAGTTGGACGAGATTATCGATGCCGCCCGACAATTCGCGGACGATACCGCGGAACGCATGCGGGCGCTCCACGCGCTCCCGGACGGCCGCACATCCACGGTCGCCAAGTCCACGTCGCTGGCCGAATTCCCTGCCGGGCTCATTGATACCCACGACGCGATTGAGCGTGTTGTGGCAGCGCTGGAGGCCGCGGTTGGCACCATGCGCAAGGTCCACGACGAGGTTGACGAAGAAGATCCCACCTCGGCTGACCTGCTGCACGAGTTCATCGCCCGGTTGGAGCAGTTCGCATGGCTCGTTAATGCAGAGACGATGAAGCCCACGGCCAAGGTCGCCACGCCTTCGAAGAAGTAG